In one window of Azospirillaceae bacterium DNA:
- a CDS encoding response regulator, protein MKQAATNDTLEMRQVLKALRAFKRGDFSVRLPVDLSGIDGDIAEAFNEVVELNEQLTRECQRLSRVVGKDGRIGERGKLSGATGGWEVCINSVNALIGDMVHPTAEVARVIGAVAKGDLSQKMVLEIDGRPLRGEFLRIGKVVNTMVDQLALFTSEVTRVAREVGTEGKLGGQAQVRGVAGTWKDLTDNVNMMAANLTGQVRNIADVTTAVANGDLSKKITVDAKGEILELKNTINTMVDQLNSFASEVTRVAREVGTEGKLGGQARVEGVAGTWKDLTDNVNMMAANLTGQVRNIADVVTAVARGDLKRKLAVDAKGEIAALANTINGMIETLATFADQVTNVAREVGSEGKLGGQARVPGAAGLWRDLTDNVNQLAANLTTQVRAIAEVATAVTKGDLTRSISVEASGEVAALASTINGMIRNLRDQTLKNTEQDWLKTNLARFTRMLQGERDLVTVTNLIMSELAPLVNAQYGVFYVAAKDSEETVLDLVASYGAEGRDMLMPRFRLREGLVGQCAADKRRVLLTRVPGGYLRIGSGLGHAEPANVIILPVLFEGEIKAVIELASFGAFSETHQLFLDQLMESVGIVLNTIAATMRTEGLLKQSQLLTTELQSQQEELQRKQEELRRTNEELQEKAQLLSNEKKQVEAKNLEIEMARRALEEKAEQLALTSKYKSEFLANMSHELRTPLNSLLILSKLLADNPLGNLTDKQMEFARSINAAGSDLLSLINDILDLSKIESGTVTIELGEMPMANLRQHMERTFNQIANDKGLKFNIRYHDGVPEVIKTDEKRLQQIVLNLLSNAFKFTKQGGVTLDVRAVASGWNPSHPVLKAATRALSIAVTDTGIGIPEDKQKLIFEAFQQADGTTSRKYGGTGLGLSISREIARLLGGEIQVVSKPGAGSTFTLYLPLDFVPVVEPAASAGTPARYVNGGADVGIALVAPLEIQDDRETIRLGDRVLLIIEDDVKFGIILLDLARERGFKGVVSTSGAATLSLAKKFRPDAITLDLGLADIDGWALLDMLKRDPQTRHIPVQIVSGGSERQRTLEMGAFGFIRKPAELEDLRAVFDKLMGFVERRLRHVLLVDTDNVQRKKVAELMAGDDIHIEAVQEHGSAIEMLRSGTFDCVVMNLSSSHSVASRIFEGLDAEERSELPPVVFYSPAGERRGAGLGWLDEGTVIHRDAATPGELVDATAFFMHRTVANLSEDRRQMLNQLRQKEPSLQGRKILIVDDDIRNIFSLTSVLEQYRIEVLYAENGRDGVSRLVTTPDIDVALIDIMMPEMDGFQTIREIRRHDHLKDVPLIAVTAKAMKGDRQKCIEAGASDYVAKPVDIDLLLSLLRVWIARSSKSPKVIDGTWEEVGVSMPAGE, encoded by the coding sequence ATGAAGCAGGCCGCGACGAACGACACCCTTGAGATGCGCCAGGTTCTGAAGGCCCTGCGTGCCTTTAAGCGCGGGGACTTTTCCGTGCGCCTGCCGGTGGATCTCAGCGGCATCGACGGCGACATCGCGGAAGCCTTCAACGAAGTCGTGGAGCTCAACGAACAGTTGACCCGCGAATGCCAGCGCCTCAGCCGTGTGGTGGGTAAGGACGGCCGAATCGGCGAGCGCGGCAAGCTGTCCGGCGCGACCGGCGGCTGGGAGGTTTGCATCAACTCGGTCAACGCACTGATCGGGGACATGGTGCACCCGACCGCCGAGGTGGCCCGCGTTATCGGCGCGGTGGCCAAGGGTGATCTGTCGCAAAAAATGGTGCTGGAAATCGACGGCCGCCCCCTGCGCGGCGAATTCCTGCGCATCGGCAAGGTCGTGAACACCATGGTGGACCAGTTGGCCCTGTTCACCTCGGAAGTGACGCGCGTGGCGCGCGAGGTCGGCACCGAGGGCAAGCTGGGCGGCCAGGCGCAGGTGCGCGGCGTCGCCGGCACCTGGAAGGACCTGACCGACAACGTGAACATGATGGCCGCCAACCTCACCGGCCAGGTGCGAAACATCGCCGACGTGACCACCGCGGTGGCGAACGGTGACCTGTCCAAGAAGATCACGGTGGACGCCAAGGGCGAGATCCTGGAGCTGAAGAACACCATCAACACCATGGTGGACCAGCTCAACTCGTTTGCGTCCGAGGTGACCCGCGTGGCGCGCGAGGTCGGCACCGAGGGCAAGCTGGGCGGCCAGGCCCGGGTGGAGGGTGTGGCGGGGACCTGGAAGGACCTGACCGACAACGTGAACATGATGGCCGCCAACCTCACCGGCCAGGTCCGAAACATCGCCGACGTCGTGACGGCGGTGGCCAGGGGCGACCTGAAGCGCAAGCTGGCCGTGGACGCAAAGGGCGAAATCGCGGCGCTGGCCAACACCATCAACGGCATGATCGAAACGCTGGCCACCTTTGCCGACCAGGTCACCAACGTGGCCCGTGAGGTGGGGTCCGAGGGCAAGCTGGGCGGTCAGGCCCGCGTGCCCGGTGCGGCGGGGCTATGGCGCGATCTGACGGACAACGTGAACCAGCTCGCCGCGAACCTGACCACCCAGGTCCGTGCCATCGCCGAGGTGGCGACCGCGGTGACCAAGGGCGACCTGACCCGCTCGATCTCCGTCGAGGCGTCGGGCGAGGTGGCGGCGCTGGCCAGCACCATCAACGGCATGATCCGGAACCTGAGGGACCAGACCCTCAAGAACACCGAGCAGGATTGGTTGAAAACGAACCTTGCACGCTTCACCCGCATGCTGCAGGGCGAACGCGATCTGGTCACGGTCACCAACCTGATCATGTCCGAGCTGGCGCCGCTCGTGAACGCCCAGTACGGCGTGTTCTACGTGGCGGCCAAGGACAGCGAGGAGACCGTGCTGGACCTGGTCGCCAGCTACGGTGCGGAAGGCCGCGACATGCTGATGCCGCGGTTCCGCCTGCGCGAGGGGCTTGTGGGCCAGTGCGCGGCCGACAAGCGGCGCGTACTGCTGACCCGCGTGCCCGGCGGCTATCTCCGGATCGGGTCGGGTCTGGGCCACGCCGAGCCGGCGAACGTCATCATCCTGCCGGTCCTGTTCGAGGGCGAGATCAAGGCCGTCATCGAACTGGCGTCCTTCGGTGCCTTCAGTGAAACCCACCAGCTCTTCCTGGACCAGCTCATGGAGTCGGTGGGCATCGTGTTGAACACGATCGCCGCTACCATGCGCACCGAGGGTCTGCTGAAGCAGTCCCAGCTTCTGACGACCGAGCTGCAAAGTCAGCAGGAGGAGCTGCAGCGCAAGCAGGAGGAGCTGCGCCGGACCAACGAGGAGTTGCAGGAAAAGGCGCAGCTCCTGTCCAACGAGAAGAAGCAGGTCGAGGCGAAGAACCTCGAAATCGAAATGGCCCGCCGGGCGCTGGAGGAGAAGGCCGAGCAGCTTGCGCTGACCTCCAAGTACAAGTCCGAGTTCCTGGCCAACATGTCCCACGAGCTGCGGACGCCGCTGAACAGCCTGCTGATCCTGAGCAAGCTCCTGGCCGACAACCCGCTGGGCAATCTGACCGACAAGCAGATGGAGTTCGCCCGTTCCATCAACGCCGCGGGTTCGGATCTGCTGTCGCTCATCAACGACATCCTCGACCTTTCGAAGATCGAGTCCGGCACCGTGACCATCGAGCTGGGCGAGATGCCGATGGCCAACCTGCGCCAGCACATGGAGCGGACCTTCAACCAGATCGCCAACGACAAAGGGTTGAAGTTCAATATCCGCTATCACGACGGCGTGCCCGAGGTGATCAAGACGGACGAGAAGCGCCTGCAGCAGATCGTGCTCAACCTGCTGTCGAACGCCTTCAAGTTCACCAAACAAGGTGGCGTCACACTGGATGTGCGGGCCGTGGCGTCGGGCTGGAACCCGTCGCACCCCGTCCTGAAGGCGGCAACGCGGGCGCTGTCCATTGCCGTCACCGACACTGGAATCGGCATTCCCGAGGACAAGCAGAAGCTGATCTTCGAGGCATTCCAGCAGGCCGACGGCACCACCAGCCGCAAGTACGGCGGCACCGGCCTCGGCCTGTCGATCAGCCGCGAGATCGCGCGCCTTCTGGGTGGCGAAATCCAGGTCGTCAGCAAGCCGGGGGCGGGCAGCACCTTCACCTTGTACCTGCCGTTGGACTTCGTGCCGGTGGTCGAGCCCGCGGCTTCGGCGGGAACACCCGCCCGCTACGTCAACGGCGGTGCCGACGTTGGCATCGCGCTGGTGGCGCCGTTGGAGATACAGGACGACCGCGAAACCATCCGCCTGGGCGACCGGGTCCTCCTGATCATCGAGGACGACGTGAAGTTCGGCATCATCCTGTTGGACCTCGCACGCGAGCGGGGCTTCAAGGGAGTGGTCAGCACGTCGGGCGCCGCCACCCTGTCGCTGGCCAAGAAGTTCCGGCCGGATGCCATCACCCTCGACCTGGGCTTGGCCGACATCGACGGGTGGGCGCTGTTGGACATGCTGAAGCGCGATCCGCAGACCCGCCATATCCCGGTGCAAATCGTCTCGGGCGGCAGCGAACGGCAGCGGACGCTCGAGATGGGGGCTTTCGGCTTCATCCGGAAGCCGGCGGAGTTGGAGGATCTGCGGGCGGTCTTCGACAAGCTGATGGGGTTCGTCGAACGCCGGCTGCGCCATGTGCTCCTGGTCGATACCGATAACGTCCAGCGCAAGAAGGTCGCCGAGTTGATGGCCGGCGACGACATCCACATCGAGGCCGTGCAGGAGCACGGTTCCGCCATCGAAATGCTGCGCTCCGGCACATTCGATTGCGTGGTGATGAACCTGTCCTCGTCGCATTCCGTCGCGTCCAGGATCTTCGAGGGCTTGGATGCGGAGGAGCGGTCGGAGCTGCCGCCCGTGGTCTTCTATTCCCCGGCCGGCGAGCGCCGCGGTGCGGGTCTCGGCTGGTTGGACGAGGGCACGGTCATCCACCGCGACGCCGCAACGCCGGGCGAACTCGTGGATGCGACGGCCTTCTTCATGCACCGGACGGTGGCCAACCTGTCCGAGGACCGGCGTCAGATGCTGAACCAGCTCCGCCAGAAGGAGCCGTCGCTGCAGGGCCGCAAGATCCTGATCGTCGACGACGACATCCGGAACATCTTCTCGCTGACCAGCGTGCTGGAGCAGTACCGGATCGAGGTGCTGTACGCGGAGAACGGCCGGGACGGCGTATCGCGTCTGGTCACCACGCCGGACATCGACGTCGCCCTGATCGACATCATGATGCCCGAGATGGACGGGTTCCAGACGATCCGCGAAATCCGGCGCCACGACCATCTCAAGGACGTGCCGCTGATTGCGGTGACGGCAAAGGCGATGAAGGGAGACCGCCAGAAGTGCATAGAGGCCGGCGCTTCGGATTATGTCGCCAAACCCGTGGACATCGATCTCCTGCTTTCGCTACTGCGTGTCTGGATCGCGCGGTCGTCGAAGTCGCCGAAGGTGATCGACGGCACATGGGAAGAGGTGGGCGTTTCAATGCCGGCAGGCGAATGA
- the cbiB gene encoding adenosylcobinamide-phosphate synthase CbiB has protein sequence MPAVSSHLSLVAAALAIEALFGYPDRFYAAVRHPVVWIGALIARLDAGLNRDGARPAVRRAAGVAAVVVLLSVSAGAGWVVSAVLGTVPGGWLVEAALASTLLAQRSLHRFVAAVPQALRTGGLEAGRLAVRHIVGRNPATLDEPAVARAAVESLAENFSDGVVAPALWLALFGLPGLLAYKAVNTADSMIGHRTPRHEAFGWAAARLDDAMNLPASRLTGAVLAVAAVLLPGADPRTAWSAMRRDASRHRSPNAGWPEAAMAGALGLRLGGPRTYGDVRVEDAWMGAGRAGLTADDIDRALALYRRAAGLLWGLLAGLAVGVSRV, from the coding sequence ATGCCCGCCGTCTCCAGCCACCTGTCCTTGGTCGCCGCCGCCCTCGCGATCGAGGCACTGTTCGGCTATCCGGATCGTTTCTATGCCGCCGTCCGCCATCCCGTGGTGTGGATCGGCGCGCTCATCGCCCGTCTTGATGCCGGCCTGAACCGGGACGGCGCGCGTCCGGCCGTGCGGCGCGCCGCCGGGGTCGCCGCGGTCGTGGTTCTCCTGTCCGTGTCCGCCGGTGCCGGATGGGTCGTGTCGGCGGTTCTGGGCACGGTCCCCGGTGGTTGGCTGGTCGAGGCCGCCTTGGCATCCACCCTTCTGGCCCAGCGCAGCCTGCACCGGTTCGTCGCCGCCGTGCCCCAGGCCCTGCGGACGGGCGGGCTGGAGGCGGGGCGGCTGGCGGTGCGCCACATCGTCGGGCGCAACCCCGCCACGCTGGACGAGCCCGCCGTGGCGCGGGCCGCCGTGGAAAGCCTGGCCGAGAACTTCTCCGACGGCGTGGTGGCGCCCGCGCTGTGGCTCGCGCTGTTCGGGCTGCCGGGCCTCCTGGCGTACAAGGCGGTGAACACGGCGGACAGCATGATCGGCCACCGCACGCCCCGGCACGAGGCGTTCGGGTGGGCGGCCGCCCGGTTGGACGATGCCATGAACCTGCCGGCCAGCCGCCTGACCGGCGCGGTGCTGGCCGTGGCCGCCGTCCTGCTGCCTGGCGCCGATCCGCGGACGGCATGGTCGGCCATGCGTCGCGATGCTTCCCGGCACCGGTCGCCGAACGCCGGCTGGCCGGAAGCCGCCATGGCCGGAGCGCTGGGCCTCCGGCTGGGCGGCCCGCGCACCTATGGCGACGTCCGCGTCGAGGACGCCTGGATGGGGGCGGGCCGGGCCGGGCTGACGGCCGACGACATCGACCGGGCGTTGGCGCTCTACCGCCGTGCCGCGGGACTGCTGTGGGGATTGCTGGCGGGTCTCGCGGTCGGGGTGTCGCGGGTTTGA
- a CDS encoding response regulator: MIPAAARRARILLVDDDERNLFAMEEVLADVGEVVKARSGEEALKRLLADDFAVILLDVFMPGMDGYETASLVRSRERSRRVPIIFLTAVNKDDAHMLRGYAMGAVDYVFKPVEPLILKSKVTVFVDLFEKTQEVTRKAEQEQALLREYFRVRTEKIVAEQALRRSEERQGVIIRSLPIALYAGLVGDLLLSPQFVGGNIEGITGFPAQRFQDTPGLWADRIHPEDRDRVLGSFERLGTTGSLSVEYRWRCADEQYRFLLDQAVLVRDDNDQPKEILGTLLDVSERRRLEQQLVLAQKMEAIGKLTGGIAHDFNNMLTVVTINLDRLRKALAEDARSLRQVEMALEGATRCADLTRQLLAFARRQPLQPKAVDLNDLVIAVADMVRRVLGEEIELSIDCGQELWLTSADPTQVESALLNLVVNARDAMPRGGTLRIATSNVRLGDEDRARYVDVTPGEYVSLSVSDTGEGIPPEIVDHVFEPFFTTKEMGRGSGLGLSIIYGFVKQSGGHLMLDTRVGRGTTITILLPRADAALVPASASAILPETDVPRAAVGEVVLAVEDDPGVRLAAVSALKDLGYIVEEAENAATALDALERLPRVDLLFTDLAMPGELDGRGLAAEAVRRKPGLRVLLTSAYADRLSVEARGTALRFLGKPYREPELAHAIRNAIDSD, encoded by the coding sequence ATGATCCCGGCTGCGGCCCGGCGTGCCCGCATTCTTCTGGTCGACGACGACGAGCGCAACCTCTTCGCGATGGAAGAGGTCCTGGCCGATGTCGGCGAGGTGGTGAAGGCCCGGTCGGGCGAGGAGGCGTTGAAGCGCCTGCTCGCCGACGACTTCGCCGTCATCCTGCTGGATGTGTTCATGCCGGGCATGGATGGGTATGAGACGGCCTCGCTCGTTCGTTCACGCGAACGGTCCCGCCGTGTGCCCATCATCTTCCTGACGGCGGTCAACAAGGACGACGCGCACATGCTGCGCGGCTACGCGATGGGGGCGGTCGACTACGTCTTCAAACCGGTCGAGCCCCTGATCCTCAAGTCCAAGGTGACGGTCTTCGTCGACCTGTTCGAGAAGACGCAGGAGGTGACCCGCAAGGCCGAGCAGGAACAGGCATTGCTGCGGGAATATTTCCGCGTCCGCACGGAAAAGATCGTCGCCGAACAGGCCTTGCGCCGGAGCGAGGAGCGCCAGGGGGTCATCATCCGCTCCCTGCCCATCGCTCTGTATGCCGGATTGGTGGGGGATCTGCTGCTGTCGCCGCAATTCGTCGGCGGCAACATCGAGGGGATCACCGGCTTCCCCGCCCAACGGTTCCAGGACACGCCCGGCCTATGGGCCGACCGCATCCACCCGGAGGACCGCGACCGCGTCCTGGGGAGCTTTGAGCGGCTGGGAACCACCGGATCGCTCTCGGTCGAATACCGCTGGCGATGCGCGGACGAGCAATACCGCTTCCTGCTGGATCAGGCGGTTCTGGTGCGCGATGACAACGACCAGCCCAAGGAAATCCTGGGAACGCTGCTGGATGTCAGCGAACGCCGGCGCCTGGAGCAGCAATTGGTCCTGGCCCAGAAGATGGAAGCGATCGGCAAGCTGACCGGCGGCATCGCCCACGATTTCAACAACATGCTGACGGTCGTCACCATCAACCTGGACCGGCTGCGCAAGGCCCTGGCCGAGGACGCACGCTCGCTGCGCCAGGTGGAAATGGCGTTGGAGGGGGCCACCCGCTGTGCCGACCTCACCCGACAGCTCCTGGCCTTTGCGCGGCGGCAGCCGCTCCAGCCGAAGGCAGTGGATCTGAATGATCTGGTGATCGCGGTGGCGGACATGGTCCGCCGCGTGCTGGGCGAGGAGATCGAGCTTTCGATCGACTGCGGCCAGGAGCTTTGGCTGACGTCGGCCGATCCGACGCAGGTGGAGTCCGCGCTGCTCAACCTGGTGGTGAACGCCCGGGACGCGATGCCGCGCGGCGGCACGTTGCGCATTGCGACATCCAACGTGCGCCTCGGCGACGAGGACCGTGCCCGCTACGTCGACGTGACCCCGGGCGAATACGTGTCCTTGAGTGTGTCCGACACGGGCGAAGGGATCCCGCCGGAAATCGTCGACCACGTTTTCGAACCCTTCTTCACGACAAAGGAGATGGGCCGCGGATCTGGCCTCGGTCTCAGCATCATCTATGGGTTCGTCAAGCAGTCGGGTGGACACCTGATGCTCGACACCCGTGTCGGCCGGGGCACGACCATCACCATCCTGCTGCCGCGGGCGGACGCCGCGCTGGTGCCGGCATCCGCATCCGCAATCCTGCCGGAAACGGATGTGCCGCGGGCCGCCGTGGGCGAGGTGGTGCTGGCGGTCGAGGACGATCCCGGCGTACGGCTTGCGGCCGTCAGTGCCCTGAAGGACCTGGGGTATATCGTTGAGGAGGCGGAGAACGCCGCGACCGCGCTGGATGCACTGGAACGGTTGCCGCGTGTGGACCTGCTGTTCACGGACCTTGCCATGCCGGGCGAACTCGACGGCCGCGGTCTGGCGGCAGAGGCCGTCCGCCGCAAACCCGGACTGCGGGTGCTGCTGACATCGGCCTATGCGGACCGGCTGTCGGTCGAAGCCCGCGGGACGGCCCTGCGTTTCCTGGGCAAGCCGTACCGTGAGCCCGAACTGGCCCACGCCATCCGCAATGCCATCGACAGCGACTGA
- the cobD gene encoding threonine-phosphate decarboxylase CobD — protein MHAVRHGGDAGEASRLFPRAPGPWLDLSTGINPIPYPVGPLPSETWTRLPGSNELDRLRRAAASAYGVPDAGCVVAAPGTQILINLLPRLRPPGRVAVLGPTYGEHAPAWAAAGHRVDTVREAAALEDVDVAVVVNPNNPDGRALRPDRLHRLADALGRRGGLLVVDEAFADVSPEVSVAGGIATDGLVVLRSFGKFHGLAGLRLGFALASGPLAARIEDALGPWAVSGPALAIGAAALSDAAWAAATRARLAADARCLDGLLHDAGLDVVGGTALYRLVASDFALEWFTRLGEQGIYVRRFDHDSRLLRFGLPGTEADWRRLGAALRLA, from the coding sequence ATGCACGCCGTCCGGCATGGGGGCGACGCGGGCGAGGCCTCACGCCTGTTCCCCCGTGCGCCCGGACCCTGGCTCGACCTGAGCACGGGAATCAACCCCATCCCCTATCCGGTCGGACCGCTCCCGTCCGAAACCTGGACCCGCCTGCCCGGCAGCAACGAGTTGGACCGGTTGCGCCGGGCGGCGGCGTCCGCCTACGGGGTGCCGGACGCCGGATGCGTGGTTGCCGCACCGGGCACCCAGATCCTGATCAACCTGCTGCCCCGTCTGCGGCCACCCGGCCGGGTCGCGGTCCTGGGCCCCACCTACGGGGAGCATGCGCCCGCCTGGGCCGCAGCGGGGCACCGGGTGGACACGGTGCGCGAGGCCGCGGCATTGGAGGATGTGGATGTGGCCGTGGTGGTGAACCCCAACAACCCGGACGGCCGCGCCCTGCGCCCCGACCGCCTCCATCGGTTGGCCGACGCGCTTGGCCGGCGCGGCGGCCTGCTGGTGGTGGACGAGGCGTTCGCGGATGTGAGCCCCGAAGTGTCGGTGGCGGGCGGCATCGCGACGGACGGGTTGGTGGTGTTGCGGTCGTTCGGCAAATTCCACGGGCTTGCCGGGCTGCGCCTGGGCTTCGCACTGGCATCGGGACCGCTCGCCGCCCGGATCGAGGACGCGCTCGGACCATGGGCGGTTTCGGGGCCGGCGCTCGCCATCGGGGCGGCGGCGCTCTCCGATGCGGCGTGGGCGGCGGCGACCCGGGCCCGGCTGGCGGCCGACGCCCGATGCCTGGACGGGCTGCTGCACGACGCCGGTCTGGACGTGGTCGGGGGAACCGCCCTGTACCGGTTGGTGGCTTCCGACTTCGCCCTGGAATGGTTCACGCGGTTGGGGGAACAAGGCATCTACGTGCGCCGGTTCGACCACGATTCGCGCCTGCTGCGGTTCGGATTGCCGGGCACCGAGGCGGACTGGCGCCGCCTCGGTGCGGCCCTGCGGTTGGCGTGA
- a CDS encoding response regulator, whose product MTPERSQPAATPDSAPAAHILIVEDEALVAMIMVDVVEETGCRVVGPADGLGMAIEFARTEPKLDGAILDLNLNGTHAYPVAEILKQRGVPFVFVTGYGSNELAPPYDGHPSITKPFRIEEIEDAVRRMLARDTA is encoded by the coding sequence GTGACACCCGAGAGGTCCCAGCCCGCTGCAACTCCGGACAGCGCGCCCGCCGCCCATATCCTTATCGTTGAGGACGAGGCACTGGTGGCGATGATCATGGTGGATGTGGTCGAGGAGACCGGCTGCCGTGTCGTTGGGCCCGCGGATGGGCTGGGAATGGCGATCGAGTTCGCCCGGACGGAACCGAAACTGGACGGGGCCATCCTGGACCTGAATTTGAACGGGACCCACGCCTATCCCGTTGCGGAAATCCTCAAGCAGCGGGGCGTGCCTTTCGTCTTCGTCACGGGGTACGGCAGCAATGAACTGGCGCCGCCCTACGACGGGCACCCCTCCATCACGAAACCGTTCCGCATCGAAGAAATTGAGGACGCGGTCCGCCGCATGCTGGCAAGGGATACGGCCTGA
- a CDS encoding DUF5985 family protein, which translates to MMQQYLSGMITMGFAVSGVFFLRFWSRTQERLFLAFACAFGLFALNQMLVAMADIPREEQGWFYLLRLTGFGLIIAGICLKNFGRATRP; encoded by the coding sequence ATGATGCAGCAATACCTGTCCGGCATGATCACCATGGGCTTTGCCGTCTCCGGCGTGTTCTTCCTGCGCTTCTGGTCCCGGACGCAGGAGAGATTGTTCCTGGCCTTCGCATGCGCGTTCGGACTGTTCGCCCTGAACCAGATGCTGGTCGCAATGGCGGACATTCCGCGTGAGGAACAGGGCTGGTTCTACCTGCTGCGGCTGACCGGCTTCGGCCTGATCATCGCCGGCATCTGCCTGAAGAATTTCGGCCGCGCCACCCGTCCCTGA
- a CDS encoding DUF5985 family protein, whose amino-acid sequence MRNPQAIVYLLCFAASALCLTLLVRSYLQRRARLLLWSALSFVGLAMNNLLVFLDLIILPHIDLTPARSLSALAAVGVLLYGFIWDTD is encoded by the coding sequence ATGCGCAATCCCCAAGCCATCGTTTACCTGCTGTGCTTCGCGGCCAGCGCGCTGTGCCTGACGCTTCTCGTCCGGTCCTACCTGCAGCGACGCGCCCGGCTCCTGCTCTGGAGTGCGTTGAGCTTCGTGGGTTTGGCCATGAACAACCTGCTGGTCTTCCTCGATCTCATCATCCTGCCGCACATCGACCTGACGCCGGCCCGGAGCCTCAGCGCCCTGGCGGCGGTCGGCGTACTTCTCTACGGGTTCATTTGGGACACCGATTGA